CCGCCCGCTCCTCCCGCTGGCGCCGGCCGGCCGTCGTGCCGCCGGGATGAATCGGGGCAGCAACAGGCCAGCGACCAGCCCGGCCACCAGGGCCGCAGCCAGACCAACCGTCACCGCCCACGTCACCCGGCGATCGTATGGTCATTGTTCACCGGCCTACCGGGCAGACCGGGATGAAGCACCCTCACTTCCGGGAAAGTTCACTTACCCGTCCGGCGCAGTTCACCGGCGTTCATCTGCGGTCCTCCCCCGGGTCCTAGCTTGGGCGGCGACCCGCGTGAAAGCTCCGCCGGCCCGGACGCCGGCACTGAACCGACAGGACGTGAGGAATGCGCGACGAGTTCCGGGCCGAACTCCAGGCCGTCAGCCAGCTGCTTGTGGAGATGGCCGAGGGCGTACGGGCCGCGCTGCGGCAGGCGACCCGGGCCCTGCTCACCGCCGACCGCCGGGCCGCCGAGGCGGTGATCGCGGGAGATGCCGAGATCGACGGACGCTACCGGCAGGTGGAGGAGCGGGTCTGCGAGGTGCTGGCCCGACAGGCACCGGTCGCCTCCGACCTGCGTGCCATGATCACCGCGCTGCACGTCGCCGCAGACCTGGAACGGATGGGCGACCTGGCCGACCACGTGGCCAAGACCGCGCTGCGCCGGCACCCGTCGCCCGCCGTCCCGGCCGAGCTACGGCCGGTCTTCACCGACATGGCGACCATCGCCGACCGGATGGCCGAGAAGATCGCCTCGGTGCTGGCCCACCCGGATGCCACCCTCGCCGCCGAGTTGGACGGCGACGACGACGCGATGGACGAGCTGCACCGGGGCCTGTTCGGGGTGTTGCTCGGCGCGGACTGGCCGTACGGCGTGGAGACCGCCATCGACGCCACCCTGCTCGGCCGGTTCTACGAGCGGTTCGCCGACCACGCGGTGAACAGCGCCGAACACGTCGTCTACCTGATCACCGGCGAACCGGTGTAAGGAAGGGCCCCCTGTTAACGCCTCGCGTATAGCAGGGGGCCCCTATTAACAAACGCTCAGCGGCTCGCCGAACGGCTCAGCGGCCCTGGTTGGCCACCGCCGCGGCGGCCTCCTTGGCTGCCTCGGGATCGAGGTACGTGCCACCCAGGGTCTGCGGACGCAGCAGCGGGTCCAGGTCGTAGCGCAGCGGGATCCCGGTGGGGATGTTGAGCTTCGCGATCGCCTCGTCGCTGATCTGGTCCAGATGCTTGACCAACGCGCGCAGCGAGTTGCCGTGCGCGGCCACCAGCACCGTCCGGCCCGCCAGGATGTCCGGCACAATCGAGTCGTACCAGTAGGGCAGCATCCGCTCCACGACGTCCTTGAGGCACTCCGTGCGCGGCATCAGCTCGGTCGGCAGCAGCGCGTATCGCGGGTCGCCCACCTGGGACCACTCGTCGTCGTCGGCGATGGGAGGGGGCGGTGTGTCGTACGAACGGCGCCAGAGCATGAACTGCTCCTCGCCGTACTCATCGAGGGTCTGCTTCTTGTTCTTGCCCTGTAGGGCGCCGTAGTGACGCTCGTTGAGCCGCCACGACCGGCGCACCGCGATCCAGTGCCGGTCCGCGGCGTTCAGCGCCAGTTCGGCGGTACGGATGGCGCGGCGCAGCACGCTCGTGTGCACCACGTCCGGCAGCAGGCCGTGCTCGCGCAGCAGCTCGCCGCCGCGGCGCGCCTCGGTCTCCCCCTTCTCCGTCAGGTCCACATCGACCCAGCCGGTGAAGAGATTCTTGGCGTTCCAGTCGCTTTCGCCGTGCCGCAGCAGGACCAGCGTCCCGACGGTGGGCCCCTCGCTAGCTGTCATGCCGATCATCCTGCCGCAACGCGGGACGGGACGCGCGGGAAGGGTGGTGACGACCACCACGTGGAAAACGCCGTGACCCCGGTTCCGGGGCGGCACTAGGTTGTAAGGCGCTATACCAAGATCGGTCATTACGGAAACGGGGGCGTCAGAGTGCGCGCGATGCGGGATTGGTTCCGGGACACCACGGGCGGATTACCGAAGACCTTCTGGTACCTCTGGACCGGCACCCTGATCAACCGGCTCGGCTCGTTCGTCCTCGTATTCCTCGCCATCTATCTGACCCAGGAGCGTGGCTTCTCCGCCACCCAGGCCGGCCTGGTGATCGGCCTCTGGGGCGTGGGTGGCGCGGTCGGCACCACCGTCGGCGGTACGCTGGCCGACCGCTGGGGACGGCGGCCCACCCTGCTCACCGCCCACCTCGGCGGGGCGGTCATGATGCTCGCCCTCGGCTTCACCCGTGAGCTGTGGGCGGTCGCGGTCGGCGCCCTGCTGCTCGGCCTCTTCGCCGAGGCGGCCCGTCCCGCCTTCGGCGCCATGATGATCGACGTGGTGCCCGAGCGGGACCGGTTGCGCGCCTTCTCGCTCAACTACTGGGCGATCAACCTCGGCTTCGCCTGCGCGGCGGTGCTCGCCGGCTTCGCGGCCCAGGCCAGCTACCTCCTGCTCTTCGTGGTCAACGCGTCCACCACAGTGATCACCGCACTGATCATCTTCGGCAAGGTGCGGGAGACGCGTACGGTCACCGTCGCCACGCGGTCCGGCGCCGCCCCCGCCGGAGCGCTGCGGGCCATCCTCTCCGACCGGGTCTACCTGGGCTTCGTCGCGCTGAACCTGCTCGGCGCGCTGATCTTCCTCCAGCACATCTCGATGCTGCCGATCGCCATGGCCGACTCGGGCCTGAGCCCCGCCACGTACGGTGCGGTGATCGCGCTCAACGGGGTCCTGATCGTGGTCGGCCAACTCTTCGTGCCCCGACTCATCCGGGGTCGCAGCCGCTCCCACGTGCTCGCCCTGTCGTCGGTGGTGGTGGGCGTCGGCTTCGGGCTGACCGCCTTCGCCGACGTCGCATGGTTCTACGGGCTGACCGTGCTGATCTGGACGATCGGCGAGATGCTCCAGTCCCCGTCGAACGCCACGCTCATCGCGGAACTCTCCCCGACCGAGCTGCGCGGTCGCTACCAGGGCGTCTTCTCGCTCTCCTGGCAGTTGGCCGGGGCGATCGCGCCGGTCCTCGGTGGACTGGTACGGGAACAGGCCGGAAACGTCGCACTCTGGCTCGGCTGCGCCGCGATCGGGGCGGTGATGGCGGTGGGCCACCTGCTCTCCGGGCCGGCCCGCGAGCGGCGGGCGCTCACCCTGCGTACGGCCGGATCGGCACCGGTGGTGACGGTCCAGTCGACCGCGCCCCAGCCGGCGGCGCCCCAGGCGGCCGAACCGGTCGCCACCACTGGCAAGTAGGGGTTGTGACGTGATGTGCCCGGCATGAACCATGCCGGGCACACATCGTACGACCGGCGGCGGCGGGCGACGCTCACCCCCGTAAGCGACGCCCGCTCACGCCGCCGGTCCAAACAGGTGGGCCACCGTCCCCCAACGGTTTGGGTCCACCCGTCCCCCACGCCCCGCTCGGTGCACAGATCTGATCGATCTACCGCTCCCCCGAACGGTTCCGAACGTTGCGTGGTGCAATAAAGCTAGTTGGCCGGTTGGCAGCGATTCAACTTGAATCGCTGTCTCGCCCGTCACAGCAACGGTGACCATCCCTGGACGAGCTTCGGGCCCACGTGCAGACCCAACAGCGCATACCCGTCGCACATTCCCGCAAACGCCTTACGCATCTTCCCGATCGGGCGATTCGGTACGGAAGAAGTTGCTCGGTCGGCCGTCCCGCAACTGCTCCTGATAGATCAGGTTCAGCCGGCGCAGGTCGAATGTGTGAAACCACTCATCCCAGGTGATCTCACGGATCCGGCTGCTCTCCCGGTAACCGGGGATGTTGAACGTCAGCACGCCGGCCCGGCCGTCCCGCTCGGTCCCGCTGATCGTGGCCGGCTTGGCGCCTCGTTCCCGGGCCCAGCGCTGGATGACCTCGTGGTTTGTGGTGACCAGGCTACGACCCGGGCGTTCCGGACGGTCCTGCAAGGAGGCGATCACCTGCGACGACCGGGTCGACCGAGCGGTCGACCGGCCGGTCCGCACCGCGCCGCCAGCAGGCCCCTTCGCCGCGCCACGAGCGGGAGCCGCCTTCGCCGCGCCACGAGCGGGAGCCGCCTTCGCCGCCCCACGCGCGGGAGCCGCCTTCGCCGCGCCGCGGGTGGCGCTACCGGACTTGCGGGCGGTCGCGCCTCCCGTCGTACGCGCCGTTGTCGATTTCCGGGCCGCCGTTGTCGACTTGCGGGCCGTGGTCGATTTCTGGGCAGTTGTCGACTTACCGGCCGCCGTGGCCCTCGCCGGAGCCTTCCGCGGGGCGGCCTTCTTCGCCCCGACGGTGGCCTTCCGGGCAGTGCCGGTGGTGCTCTTCCGAGCGGTGGTCGTCGATTTCCGGGCGGCGGCGGTCGACTTTCGCGGGGCCGCCTTCCGCGCGGTGCCGGTGGTCGCCTTCCGGGCGGCACCGGCCCGGTTCGCCGGGGCCGCCTTGGCCCGACCGGGCGCGGTCCGAGCCGACGCGGTACGCCCCGAGGCGGTACGCCCCGACGCCGCCGATCTGGCACCGGACGCCTTGGTGGCACTGGCCCGCCCGGCCGGTCCGCTGCTCCGCCGGGCCGCCCCGCCCGACCGAAGCGCCTTCACCAGCGTCTTCACCAATTCCGGCTTGCGGAGGGCGGAGATCCCGGAGACGCCGTACCGACGCAGTTGGCCGCGGATGTCGTCCACCCGCATCCGGGAGATCTCCGACTCGGAGATCCCTGGCGTGTTCGGGGTCCGGTTACCGGCCTGGCGGGTGGTTCTGGTCGCGGTCCCGCCGCGACCCGAGCTGTTTCGCTGAGCCATGGACGCTCACGCTCCTCGACACTCAGTCTCGGCGCGCGGCGGGTCCCAACGCCGCACCGCGCGGTGCGGCTTACCCAACAACGCCGGTCCAAACCATGCCGCCCGGCCTCGGTCAGACTGATTCGCGCCGAGGATCAGGGCTGCGCCGGACCATTCTCCGCAGTTGTCCCCGTACCGGACGGTTCGAAGAGATGCGCGAAGGCCGCGAGGTTTGCGGTTGATTCACCCCGCTTGACCCGCCATTCCCACTCCCGCCGGATCGAGCTGCCGAAGCCGATCTCAAGCATCGTGT
This DNA window, taken from Micromonospora sp. FIMYZ51, encodes the following:
- a CDS encoding MFS transporter, yielding MRAMRDWFRDTTGGLPKTFWYLWTGTLINRLGSFVLVFLAIYLTQERGFSATQAGLVIGLWGVGGAVGTTVGGTLADRWGRRPTLLTAHLGGAVMMLALGFTRELWAVAVGALLLGLFAEAARPAFGAMMIDVVPERDRLRAFSLNYWAINLGFACAAVLAGFAAQASYLLLFVVNASTTVITALIIFGKVRETRTVTVATRSGAAPAGALRAILSDRVYLGFVALNLLGALIFLQHISMLPIAMADSGLSPATYGAVIALNGVLIVVGQLFVPRLIRGRSRSHVLALSSVVVGVGFGLTAFADVAWFYGLTVLIWTIGEMLQSPSNATLIAELSPTELRGRYQGVFSLSWQLAGAIAPVLGGLVREQAGNVALWLGCAAIGAVMAVGHLLSGPARERRALTLRTAGSAPVVTVQSTAPQPAAPQAAEPVATTGK
- a CDS encoding phosphoglyceromutase produces the protein MTASEGPTVGTLVLLRHGESDWNAKNLFTGWVDVDLTEKGETEARRGGELLREHGLLPDVVHTSVLRRAIRTAELALNAADRHWIAVRRSWRLNERHYGALQGKNKKQTLDEYGEEQFMLWRRSYDTPPPPIADDDEWSQVGDPRYALLPTELMPRTECLKDVVERMLPYWYDSIVPDILAGRTVLVAAHGNSLRALVKHLDQISDEAIAKLNIPTGIPLRYDLDPLLRPQTLGGTYLDPEAAKEAAAAVANQGR
- the phoU gene encoding phosphate signaling complex protein PhoU, with the protein product MRDEFRAELQAVSQLLVEMAEGVRAALRQATRALLTADRRAAEAVIAGDAEIDGRYRQVEERVCEVLARQAPVASDLRAMITALHVAADLERMGDLADHVAKTALRRHPSPAVPAELRPVFTDMATIADRMAEKIASVLAHPDATLAAELDGDDDAMDELHRGLFGVLLGADWPYGVETAIDATLLGRFYERFADHAVNSAEHVVYLITGEPV